The following proteins are co-located in the Rippkaea orientalis PCC 8801 genome:
- a CDS encoding FAD-dependent oxidoreductase, which produces MVTQLTTDILVVGGGTGGTAAAIQAARQGAKTILVSEFPWLGGMLTAAGVAAPDGNELAAWQTGLWGAYIKGLRQKQPEGLDNSWVSLFSYHPAIGAQILAEWVHSLPNLHWIAGQVPLEVLHQGNRAIGVRFPDYHIEAKITLDGTELGDILALAEVPHRWGWEWQEEFKEPSAPMESNEVTQRYPVQSPTWVFILQDYGDSVLSSALPSPTHPNLFQGTWENYGSEMFLNYGRLTDNLFMINWPILGNDYGENLDRLIGSESSRQDFLKEAYHHSLNYAGFIQQQLGRRYGLASNIFPQSLENGSFAFYPYYRESRRLQGQITVTERNILPVSGGSVAALPINKQGIVTSIAMGNYANDHHYPGFDFPLQPKSIRWGGRWTGTPFTIPYDALIPKSIDGLLVCEKNISVSHIANGSTRLQPVVMNLGQAAGVAAALSIELNCQPREVPVRQIQEKLLTDTFAPAAVIPLFNLVPEHPQWLDYQRYYLDHPEAYPVDGNCSCFSLTMNPINCQLYQGYFEVVDVQNYQMRLTEPQEKKDQIWQLITVRPEVDQQFQSYTNGQFISVWGRCNSAGNWLIVDHIT; this is translated from the coding sequence ATGGTCACACAATTAACAACTGATATTTTAGTCGTCGGTGGGGGAACAGGGGGAACCGCCGCCGCTATCCAAGCTGCCCGTCAAGGGGCTAAAACTATCCTGGTGAGCGAGTTTCCCTGGTTAGGAGGAATGTTAACGGCGGCGGGTGTTGCAGCCCCTGATGGTAATGAATTGGCAGCCTGGCAAACGGGTTTATGGGGGGCGTATATTAAGGGATTACGCCAAAAACAACCAGAAGGGTTAGATAATAGTTGGGTTAGTCTGTTTAGCTATCATCCGGCTATTGGGGCGCAAATTTTGGCAGAATGGGTTCACTCTTTACCGAATCTTCATTGGATTGCTGGACAGGTTCCTTTAGAGGTGTTACACCAGGGAAATCGGGCGATCGGGGTGAGATTTCCAGACTATCACATTGAAGCTAAAATTACCCTTGATGGGACGGAATTAGGCGATATTTTGGCATTAGCAGAGGTTCCCCATCGTTGGGGATGGGAATGGCAAGAAGAATTTAAGGAACCTAGTGCTCCGATGGAGTCTAATGAAGTAACGCAACGTTATCCCGTTCAATCTCCTACATGGGTCTTTATTTTACAAGATTATGGCGATTCTGTTCTGTCTTCTGCCCTCCCTTCTCCAACTCACCCTAATTTATTTCAAGGAACTTGGGAGAATTATGGTTCAGAAATGTTTCTGAATTATGGACGATTAACCGATAATTTATTCATGATTAATTGGCCAATTTTGGGTAATGATTATGGAGAAAATTTAGATCGATTAATAGGGTCTGAAAGTTCGCGTCAAGACTTTCTTAAAGAAGCCTATCATCATAGTTTAAATTATGCAGGGTTTATTCAACAGCAACTCGGTAGAAGATATGGGTTAGCCTCTAATATTTTCCCCCAAAGCCTGGAAAATGGATCGTTTGCTTTTTATCCCTATTATCGAGAAAGTCGCCGTTTACAAGGGCAAATAACGGTTACTGAGAGGAATATTTTACCTGTGTCTGGGGGATCAGTAGCTGCTTTACCCATTAATAAGCAAGGAATTGTTACTTCAATTGCGATGGGAAATTATGCCAATGATCATCATTATCCAGGGTTTGATTTCCCGTTGCAACCTAAGTCTATTCGTTGGGGAGGACGGTGGACAGGAACGCCTTTTACGATTCCCTATGATGCCCTAATTCCTAAGTCCATTGACGGGTTATTAGTGTGTGAAAAAAATATTTCGGTTTCCCATATTGCTAACGGAAGCACTCGGTTACAACCTGTTGTTATGAATTTGGGACAAGCTGCGGGAGTGGCTGCTGCCTTATCTATTGAATTAAATTGTCAACCGAGGGAGGTTCCTGTCAGACAAATTCAAGAAAAATTATTAACGGATACTTTCGCTCCTGCTGCGGTTATTCCTTTGTTTAATTTAGTGCCTGAACATCCTCAATGGTTAGACTATCAACGCTATTATTTAGATCATCCTGAAGCCTATCCAGTTGATGGCAATTGTTCTTGTTTTTCTTTGACAATGAATCCTATCAATTGTCAATTATATCAAGGATACTTTGAAGTGGTTGATGTTCAAAACTATCAAATGAGGTTAACGGAACCGCAAGAAAAAAAAGATCAAATTTGGCAACTGATTACTGTTCGTCCTGAAGTTGATCAACAATTCCAAAGTTATACTAATGGACAATTTATTTCTGTTTGGGGGCGATGTAATTCTGCAGGTAATTGGTTGATCGTTGATCATATAACTTAA
- a CDS encoding response regulator: MKTPKILIIDDEPSILAVVQVSLEILGNWEVLTASTGKDGLEQAKSQQPDIILLDVMMPDLDGLTVLKELRADPMTQNLGVILLTGKGQLLNEADYYSLKITGIIPKPFDPLTLVEKITILSS, translated from the coding sequence ATGAAAACCCCAAAAATTCTGATTATTGACGATGAACCATCCATTCTCGCCGTTGTTCAGGTTTCTTTAGAAATCTTGGGAAATTGGGAAGTATTAACGGCTTCTACGGGTAAAGATGGACTAGAGCAAGCCAAAAGTCAACAACCTGATATCATTCTTTTAGATGTTATGATGCCCGATCTTGATGGGTTGACGGTACTCAAGGAATTACGCGCTGATCCCATGACTCAAAATCTTGGGGTTATTTTATTAACAGGAAAAGGACAGTTACTCAATGAAGCTGACTATTATTCCTTAAAAATTACAGGAATTATTCCTAAACCTTTTGATCCTTTAACATTAGTCGAAAAAATTACGATCTTGTCCTCCTAA
- a CDS encoding DUF7219 family protein, which translates to MDYSSLKNNFFYPRYPYYGDSTTENLSFNGNLQNFAQKISYICNLATAGKLSNSKAYQQIESLWKELSATHNVLIALDDSESQHNS; encoded by the coding sequence ATGGACTATTCTTCCCTAAAAAATAACTTTTTTTATCCTCGTTATCCCTATTATGGGGATTCTACAACAGAAAATTTAAGCTTTAATGGTAATTTACAAAATTTTGCCCAAAAAATTAGTTATATTTGTAATCTAGCCACTGCTGGAAAACTATCAAATTCCAAAGCGTATCAACAAATCGAGTCTCTGTGGAAGGAGTTGAGTGCGACTCATAACGTATTGATCGCTTTAGATGATTCTGAAAGTCAACATAATTCTTGA
- a CDS encoding response regulator gives MKILLIEDDASTSLAISQTLTQKKYAVDAVNNGETGLELAQLFPYDVILLDIMLPQLDGITVCRRLRSQQNHTPILLLTAKNHPRDCVMGLEAGADDYLVKPFDWAELLARIQALSRRGQQVLPDVLRWENLVLNQKTHEVTYQGQLLHLTPTEYSLLELFLRHPQRVFSRQVIIDQIWTLDKVPGEETISSHIKALRQKLKAVGMTQNMIKTVYGFGYRLGELQECLSFLESEKQQDCKIDRKSSDEEKIKPSSAVVSQKAIAQKQVQSNVSQIWETIKGTVRQDMATLLELIRSLASTDMVRGGAQKQTVIALSHRLAGTVGIFGKTQESNILRQIEELLLKTTPSQETTSQNLLDLVTSLEQIWKPDQPTVFSSAIKREDCLLWIGVEEKWRQSLQTTGLLQDWTNIAVSDLKEAKSFLTQTQPRGLVIDLDLLESREEGLIFLEQLRQEKTNLPFIILDTYNDLSYRLEIARLGKGLFLQKPLTSDRLLKAAIKVLQLNQVTDVTLMLIDDDPNFLEVLKATLTPWGFNVVSLSNPQQFWPVLEATNPDLLILDLEMPHFSGLNLCQAVRKDDRFCSVPILFLSGHDDGESIRQMLVHGADCYLPKTIAVEELIECIFEQIESDAVTKKLE, from the coding sequence ATGAAGATCTTATTGATTGAAGATGATGCTTCCACTTCTTTAGCGATTTCCCAAACCTTAACCCAAAAGAAATATGCAGTCGATGCGGTCAATAATGGGGAAACGGGACTAGAATTAGCGCAATTATTTCCCTATGATGTCATTTTGCTCGATATTATGTTACCCCAACTCGACGGAATTACCGTCTGTCGTCGTCTGCGATCGCAGCAAAACCACACGCCTATTTTACTACTGACAGCTAAAAATCATCCTAGGGATTGTGTCATGGGGTTAGAGGCAGGAGCGGACGATTATCTGGTGAAACCTTTTGATTGGGCTGAATTATTAGCTCGGATTCAAGCTCTGTCCCGCAGAGGTCAACAGGTACTCCCTGACGTGCTAAGGTGGGAAAATCTTGTCCTTAATCAGAAGACCCATGAAGTAACCTATCAAGGACAGTTGTTGCACTTAACGCCAACCGAATACAGCCTATTAGAGTTATTTTTGAGACATCCTCAGCGTGTTTTCAGTCGTCAGGTTATTATCGATCAGATTTGGACTTTAGATAAAGTGCCAGGGGAAGAAACCATTAGCTCTCATATTAAGGCGTTACGACAAAAACTGAAAGCCGTTGGCATGACTCAAAACATGATTAAAACGGTCTATGGGTTTGGGTATCGACTCGGAGAACTCCAAGAATGCTTAAGCTTTTTAGAAAGTGAGAAGCAACAAGACTGCAAAATTGATAGAAAATCCAGTGATGAAGAAAAAATCAAGCCATCGTCTGCCGTTGTTTCCCAGAAAGCAATAGCTCAAAAACAAGTTCAGTCTAACGTGAGCCAAATTTGGGAGACGATCAAAGGGACTGTTAGGCAAGATATGGCAACCCTACTTGAGTTAATCAGATCTCTTGCATCAACTGACATGGTGAGGGGAGGTGCTCAGAAACAGACGGTGATCGCCCTGAGTCATCGTTTAGCTGGAACTGTGGGGATTTTTGGAAAAACGCAAGAATCAAACATCCTACGGCAAATAGAGGAATTACTCTTAAAAACAACCCCTTCTCAGGAGACAACCTCTCAAAACTTATTAGACTTAGTGACATCCCTCGAACAAATCTGGAAACCTGACCAGCCAACCGTCTTCAGTTCTGCCATTAAGCGAGAAGATTGTTTACTGTGGATCGGCGTTGAAGAAAAATGGAGGCAATCGCTACAAACCACGGGTTTACTGCAAGATTGGACAAATATCGCCGTTTCTGACCTCAAGGAAGCGAAATCTTTTCTAACCCAGACTCAGCCGAGGGGACTGGTGATTGATCTAGATTTACTCGAGTCAAGGGAAGAAGGATTAATTTTTTTAGAGCAATTAAGGCAAGAAAAAACTAATTTACCGTTTATTATTCTTGATACCTACAATGACTTATCCTATCGGCTAGAAATTGCCCGTTTAGGCAAGGGATTATTTCTCCAGAAACCCTTAACGAGCGATCGCTTACTAAAGGCAGCGATCAAAGTTCTGCAACTCAACCAAGTCACAGATGTTACGCTGATGCTGATAGATGATGACCCGAACTTTTTAGAGGTCTTAAAGGCAACTTTAACGCCTTGGGGCTTTAACGTCGTCTCTTTATCCAATCCTCAGCAGTTTTGGCCAGTGTTAGAGGCAACTAATCCTGATTTACTGATTTTAGATCTAGAAATGCCTCATTTTAGCGGATTAAATTTATGTCAGGCTGTCCGTAAGGATGATCGCTTTTGTTCTGTGCCAATTTTATTTCTCTCCGGACACGATGACGGCGAGAGCATTCGGCAGATGTTAGTTCATGGGGCTGATTGCTATCTTCCGAAGACTATTGCGGTGGAAGAATTGATTGAGTGTATTTTTGAGCAAATAGAATCTGATGCTGTGACGAAGAAATTAGAGTAA
- the uvrB gene encoding excinuclease ABC subunit UvrB — protein MTFSSFRLQAPFEPQGDQPQAIAQLLASLQAGNRFQTLLGATGTGKTFSIASVIEKVGKPTLVLAHNKTLAAQLCNELRQFFPDNAVEYFISYYDYYQPEAYIPVSDTYIEKSSSINDEIDMLRHSATRSLFERKDVIVVASISCIYGLGMPSEYLKAAVPLEVGQEVDQRNLLRELVGIQYSRNDIELQRGRFRVKGDVLEIVPAYEDRIIRVEFFGDEIEAIRYLDPVTGEILQSLKMVNIYPARHFVTPDEQIEIACQQIKVELEEQIEALEKEGKLLEAQRISQRTRYDLDLLQEVGYCNGVENYSRYLAGRKAGEPPECLIDYFPQDWLLVVDESHVTVPQLRGMYNGDRSRKQVLIDHGFRLPSAADNRPLKSEEFWTKVNQCIFVSATPGDWEIEQSGDRIIEQIIRPTGVLDPEIFVRPTEGQVDDLLGEIKQRVKRQERVLITTLTKRMSEDLTEYLSERGVKVQYLHSEVKSIERIEILQSLRKGEFDVLIGVNLLREGLDLPEVSLVAILDADKEGFLRAERSLIQTIGRAARHVNGQAILYADNLTKSMIKAIEETERRRGIQMAHNKINNITPKPIIKKETNSILSFLDISRRLNSQQLEEIYEKSDDLPLEKVPELIQQLENQMKEAAQKLEFEEAAKYRDRIKNLRDKLLGN, from the coding sequence ATGACATTTAGCTCTTTTCGTTTGCAAGCCCCCTTTGAACCCCAAGGTGATCAACCCCAAGCGATCGCCCAATTATTGGCTTCTCTCCAAGCTGGAAACCGCTTTCAAACGTTATTAGGGGCAACAGGAACGGGGAAAACCTTCTCTATTGCTTCTGTGATCGAAAAGGTGGGTAAGCCAACCCTCGTCTTAGCCCATAATAAAACATTGGCGGCGCAATTGTGTAACGAATTACGACAATTTTTCCCCGATAATGCGGTGGAATATTTTATTAGTTATTACGATTATTATCAACCGGAAGCCTATATTCCTGTTAGTGATACTTATATTGAGAAAAGTTCGTCCATCAACGACGAAATTGATATGTTACGTCACTCGGCAACCCGTTCGTTATTTGAACGAAAAGATGTGATTGTTGTTGCCTCTATTAGTTGTATTTATGGCTTAGGAATGCCCTCAGAATATCTCAAAGCAGCCGTTCCTTTAGAAGTGGGTCAAGAAGTTGATCAACGGAACTTATTACGCGAGTTAGTCGGGATACAATATTCTCGCAATGATATTGAATTACAACGGGGTAGATTTCGGGTTAAAGGTGATGTTTTGGAAATCGTTCCAGCTTATGAAGATCGTATTATTCGGGTCGAATTTTTTGGCGATGAAATTGAGGCCATTCGCTACCTCGATCCCGTTACGGGAGAAATTCTCCAAAGTCTTAAAATGGTTAATATTTATCCCGCCCGTCACTTTGTTACCCCCGATGAACAAATCGAGATTGCTTGTCAACAAATTAAGGTTGAATTAGAAGAACAAATTGAAGCCCTAGAAAAAGAGGGAAAATTATTAGAAGCGCAACGGATTAGTCAACGAACCCGCTACGATTTGGACTTATTACAAGAGGTGGGTTATTGTAATGGAGTAGAGAATTATTCCCGTTATTTAGCCGGAAGAAAAGCGGGGGAACCTCCTGAATGTTTGATTGATTATTTCCCTCAAGATTGGCTATTAGTCGTGGATGAATCCCATGTTACCGTGCCCCAATTACGGGGAATGTATAACGGCGATCGCTCCCGTAAACAAGTGTTAATTGACCATGGGTTTCGTTTACCCAGTGCTGCCGATAACCGTCCTTTAAAATCGGAAGAATTTTGGACTAAAGTCAATCAATGTATCTTTGTTTCGGCAACCCCTGGTGACTGGGAAATTGAACAATCTGGCGATAGAATTATTGAGCAAATTATTCGACCCACAGGAGTATTAGATCCTGAGATTTTTGTCCGTCCAACCGAGGGACAAGTGGATGATTTATTAGGGGAAATTAAACAAAGAGTTAAACGACAAGAACGGGTTTTAATTACTACTTTGACCAAGCGGATGTCTGAGGATTTAACAGAATATTTGAGTGAGCGAGGGGTGAAGGTTCAATATCTCCATTCTGAAGTAAAATCCATTGAACGAATTGAGATTTTACAGTCCTTAAGAAAAGGGGAATTTGATGTCTTAATTGGGGTCAATTTATTGCGAGAAGGATTGGATTTACCCGAAGTTTCTTTAGTGGCTATTTTAGATGCCGATAAGGAGGGATTTTTAAGGGCAGAACGTTCTTTAATTCAAACTATTGGACGCGCAGCACGTCATGTTAACGGACAGGCTATTTTATATGCTGACAATTTAACCAAAAGTATGATTAAAGCAATAGAAGAAACCGAGAGAAGGCGGGGTATTCAAATGGCTCATAATAAGATAAATAATATTACGCCAAAACCAATTATTAAAAAAGAAACTAATTCGATTTTATCTTTTCTCGATATTTCACGCCGTCTCAACTCTCAACAACTCGAAGAAATTTATGAAAAATCCGATGATTTACCCTTAGAAAAAGTTCCCGAATTAATTCAACAATTAGAGAACCAAATGAAAGAGGCTGCTCAAAAATTAGAATTTGAAGAAGCGGCAAAATATCGAGATAGAATTAAAAATTTACGCGATAAATTATTAGGAAATTAA
- a CDS encoding efflux RND transporter periplasmic adaptor subunit: protein MKSPEISSQPSTTTDLKFEEQKDEKTNNSQQKNSKLLKWLIPLAILGGGIAIGQIFTPSPTPTDQSSNQTPPPKPVETITLTVSKGKREVRLLGQVEAGGKATLSSQIDGTVQKIVVKEGDVITPGMTVAILDDADANIALAQAKARLVQEKSNLARLQVGTRPEIIRQREAELTAAQAREREALETLESLIALQPDLIAQRQAELETVKTREKEAQDNRQRIQRLSLEGALSERALVEAKSSADAFRSERIRAQAALKAQETESRKAIAEARTGYDNAKSDRLRIAALLAEAQAGPTQEEIQAQQGVVSAANAAVEQAKLALERTKIKASVSGVVQSREADPGDYVEVNDPIVTLVSDRSLDIFLEIPETLSGQVTEGMRVNLFARALPNWQKATEITAVVPVANVNSRRQLVRVTLNNPPKNLLPGMAIQADLMMPISEANTFTVPRDALTRRGEQWLLFKVNDNQAKQLEVEMIADLGEEVMISHPQLKQGQSVVIKGGDALKDNTVVTIVKS from the coding sequence ATGAAATCACCAGAAATTTCCTCACAGCCTTCAACAACGACCGATCTTAAATTTGAAGAGCAAAAAGACGAAAAAACCAACAATAGTCAGCAAAAAAATTCAAAATTATTAAAATGGTTAATTCCCCTTGCTATTTTAGGAGGAGGAATCGCTATAGGACAAATTTTCACCCCATCTCCTACCCCAACAGACCAAAGTAGCAATCAAACCCCACCCCCTAAACCCGTTGAAACCATCACCTTAACCGTGAGTAAGGGAAAAAGAGAGGTTCGGTTACTCGGACAGGTGGAAGCAGGAGGAAAAGCTACCCTAAGCTCGCAAATTGACGGAACAGTCCAAAAAATTGTCGTGAAAGAAGGGGATGTCATTACTCCGGGCATGACCGTCGCTATTTTAGACGATGCTGATGCCAACATTGCCCTCGCCCAAGCCAAAGCAAGATTAGTACAAGAAAAAAGTAACTTAGCCCGGTTGCAAGTGGGGACACGGCCTGAGATTATTCGACAACGAGAAGCCGAATTAACCGCAGCCCAAGCCAGAGAACGAGAAGCCTTAGAAACCCTAGAAAGTTTGATCGCCTTACAGCCTGACTTAATTGCCCAACGTCAAGCGGAACTTGAAACCGTCAAAACTAGAGAAAAAGAAGCCCAAGACAACCGACAGAGAATACAACGATTAAGCTTAGAAGGAGCCCTTTCAGAAAGAGCATTAGTTGAGGCAAAATCCAGTGCTGATGCCTTTCGTAGCGAACGGATACGCGCTCAAGCGGCCTTAAAAGCCCAAGAAACCGAAAGCCGTAAAGCGATCGCCGAAGCCCGAACCGGTTATGATAATGCCAAAAGCGATCGCCTACGGATTGCAGCCCTGTTAGCAGAAGCCCAAGCCGGCCCCACCCAAGAAGAAATTCAAGCACAACAGGGGGTAGTCAGTGCCGCGAATGCTGCCGTAGAACAGGCAAAATTAGCTCTAGAACGCACGAAAATCAAAGCCTCTGTATCGGGGGTCGTTCAGTCAAGAGAAGCCGATCCAGGGGATTATGTAGAGGTCAACGATCCGATTGTCACCTTAGTTAGCGATCGCTCCTTAGATATCTTTTTAGAAATTCCTGAAACTTTAAGCGGACAAGTCACCGAAGGGATGAGGGTGAATTTATTCGCCCGTGCCTTACCTAATTGGCAAAAAGCAACAGAAATTACGGCTGTTGTTCCTGTTGCTAATGTCAATTCTCGCCGACAATTAGTGCGAGTTACCCTTAATAATCCCCCTAAGAATTTATTACCGGGGATGGCCATTCAAGCTGACTTAATGATGCCTATTTCAGAGGCTAATACCTTTACTGTCCCAAGAGATGCCCTAACCAGAAGGGGCGAGCAATGGCTTTTATTTAAGGTCAATGATAATCAAGCCAAACAATTAGAAGTAGAAATGATTGCCGATTTAGGGGAAGAGGTCATGATTAGTCATCCTCAGTTAAAACAAGGTCAATCTGTTGTCATTAAAGGCGGAGATGCACTCAAAGATAATACTGTCGTAACAATTGTCAAAAGTTAA